GGGAAGATCCTTGAAACTTAATGTTCGTCACACTACTCAGTCAAACATAAGCTTCTAATTTCTTGCTTTATGCTGGTTCTAGTTCCTTCTTTTCTTTCTAATATTCACCTCGAATTACCTCTTGCTTTCAGTGTCAGTTTTGATTGTGTGCAtacattttatttattttttggcCTTTTCCAACTCTTATCAACTCTGATGAGCTAGTGGGAAACAAAGGGAAGGGAGAACATAACATCTGGAAAATCAGACTGTGTGTAACATTATATTGACTGCCATGGAACCTGTGTAACAGTATGGATAATCGATATTGCTGTCAACTCATTTGGACCATGCCTAATCTCTAAACAATTAGGCCACCACCAGTGACCCTGATACAAGCTACTGGTTATTTGGAAAATATATTTCTTTATTAAGTTTACACCATGTGCATCAACCACATGCATTCGTCTTGTTTCCCATTTCTTGAATCAGTAGCTTTATGTTGTTATATGAAGAACCTTCCTCATCGAAAGCCCTCCTTGCCTTGATGGCACAGTCTTTTGCTCTCACCCGGAACTGCTCTTGAGCTTTCCCCTCATCCATCAGGGCGTACACTGCTCTCTCCACATCATTTCTTGTAACCATAGCCTCTTTGTGTTGATGTCCCCACCATGTAACTCCTTCCACTCCAACCTCCACCCCAATGTTCAGCACATCCACCACCAACTTCTCGTTTGAAAACTGCTCCGAGAAGTGTGGCCATGTGATCATGGGCACACCTGCACAGATGCTTTCTATTGTTGAGTTCCACCCACAGTGTGTCATGAATCCTCCAATGGCTTGGTGACACAGGATCATCACCTGTGGTGCCCAGCCCCTTATGATCATGCCTCTCTCTTTGACACGTTCCTCGAAGCCGTCTGAGAGCCATTCCTCAACTTCTGGAAACTTATCTCCTGCTTTGATCACCCAAATGAATGGTTTCTTGGTGGCTTCAAGTCCCAGGCCGAGCTCAATAAGTTGCTGAGGTGCAGTGCAGGTGAGGCTGCCAAAGCTGACAAAGATCACTGAGCCTGGCTTCATTGAATCAAGCCACTGCAAGCAGTCTGCCTCATCTATTGGTGCCTTGTTTCCTCTTGCGGCGATTGTGTTGCTGTTCTGGTGGCAGAGGCACATTGGCCCGACCGTCCATACTTTCTTCCTTGTCACCTGCTCAAAGGATTCGATATGCAATGTCTCCAGCTCTTTGAAGCTGTTAAGGACTACGCCATCGCATCTCAGCTCCTCTTGATAGATCTTCTCACGAATTTGCTCCATACCTGGAATGGGAATGCGTCCAGGGCATTTAGCCTTTGCCAGCTCCAGTGATGTAGGGAACCCTGGGATCGTAATGAGCTCATTCTCATCTGTGACGTGTTTCAATAAGTTGTCGCGGCAAATGATGTAACTGCAAGATGGTAATAGTTGTTAAAATCGCATAAAACTGCAGGCTTAAAGGTCAACAAACTGCAATTGATCTGCAAAACAAAAGATACTAATAGCAGTTAATTTGCCCAGTACAAAATTAACTACTCACGGGATTTCCCTCTTATGATTGTACCTGACAAGGGACGAGAAGCCACAGAAGCCGCTAAAGGTGAGCCTCGGGATACCAAGCTCTCTTGCGACATCATTGGTCCACCAATGCGTCGTGTCAGATATGATGCAGCTCGGAGGCGACTGTTGCTGCTCACGGAGATGTGCCTTGAGCGGCTCCCGGAGGGCGGCGCATGCCTCGAAGAAGTTCAACAGCAGATCCTTAGATTGGATCATGTCGATGTTCTCGCACCCGTCCGGTAGCCCAAACTCGGCTGCCGGGAAATGGAGCTCCACGAGCCGGACCGCCAGGCCTGTCTCCTCCACGTGGGCGGCGAAGCTCGCCAGCCTGGACGCGTTCACTGGCGTGGTGATGAAGGTGACCTGCGCGCCGTGCTCGGCCAGCAGGCGCGCCATGTCGGTCATGGGAATAATGTGACCCTGCGCCATCATCGGGACCAGCACGAAGTGCGCCCTTGCGGAGCCGCTCTGGCCATCGCCGGACATGGCTGATTTGGCTTTGTCAGCGAAGTTGGTGGAGTCAGTCGAGCTGGGAGGAAGCAACACTACCGTCCGGCATCTGTTGGAAGCAACGCAATGGTATGGTAACCGTGGTGTATAAATAGCACCTGGTCGTGGCGAAAAATAAAGTTCCTCAGGTGGGGCTCGATCCAGCTCATGAGGAGTCCGCCCACACGAACCAATCCACCTACCTATCATGTTGTTTGAGAAAGAAGAAGATATCCTTTTATATGGGTTAAACGAATTTTGTTAAAAAATATTCAATGAAGGAAACGAGTTAAATGGAGGAGTAAGTTCCGCCGTTATGAGCAcggaaggaaagaagaagaaataagGAATAAATTTCATCCTTATGATGAGGCGGAAAGGGAAGGAATTAAAGGAAAGAATAAAAGATGAAATAAATTTTATCCTTTATGATAAGGCAGGAAGGGAAGGAATTAAAGGAAAGAATGAAAGAAGGAATAAATAAATTTCCCTATTATATACGAAGCATGAAGAACGGAATTAAAGAAGAAAGGAATTTCATAAGGAAAGAATAAAAGACAGAATAAATTTTGCTATAATTACATGAGGCATGAAGGGAAGGAATTAAAGACGAAATGAAATTCGCTAGGAACTAAAATAAGAAATAAAAATTTCACTGTTAAGAAATTAAcagaacaaaataaattccaTTTGTGGACAGGTAATATATATATCATCGGCTGTGCATGCATAAAAGAAGTCCCATTGTGACTCTACCTAGGAATATATGGGGTCACCCTAATTACATCAAAAAAAGACTCCTGGAGGAGCTTGTCAAAAGTGACCATGTTACTTTTGAATCTCCTGATGATGTAGTTTTTGTTGAATCTCATATGATGTACGTGAGAGCTGACAATAGGTATATGCCAATCTACCTTTTACTATTATAGGTGATCCAGTCACTTCCCAACTATGAATTTATTTGCAAGTTTTGCGGTAGTGGAGGCAAAAGAATGAAGTCACCCCAAATAGTTGCACCGGTGCTCTGTATTGCGGAAGGTCACGCACGCATTGGCAAGGGTTGAGCCATGTTCGATTCATTTTTGGGAGTTAAGGCAGAACAAATCCAAATAGTTGAATCGGACCCGCTCAAATACCAAATCACGGTTTGGAGCTCGTACACAGACATCCAAATGCATGGTTTGATGGCATGGTAGAACAACACAACATGGTTCACTACCAGAAACATGCCCAAGTTCATGTTAGAGATGAAGGTGGACGGTGGCGACAATGAAGTGtattgtcacatccctagttgtGGTATGCTCTGGGCTAGCTAAtcatgtgttgcatcatgtttaaatttttgaaacttgaaatggggatgaccaAACTccagcaccaaatgaattcaactaggttcaaattcaaatattctcaatgcccttcaaaaatgttcataatttatGGAACAAGGTGAAAACCTAAACCAAAAATGGTGGACATTTTTCCAGGACATAAATGGgctttgaattaatccaatatgtatttgaattggagctttaaaattctataaatatttttaCAGCTCCAATAATTTTGAAACTTGGTGAGGGCCTCTGAAATAATTTAGTTAGTGCCCATAAAAAGTTTCAGGattttgtaagtgcatctagtgccccttagtgattttggtgtattgaagacttataggttaagggactaatgtgtttatgagtgtacacaggtctataagtctatgaggagtttgatatttaaagagaaagtcgacccctaaaaatgaagttcttcgactgaaaattttggatttctgaagacttcctgaagactttgaaagtgaagaaattggtgtgaccttgaagactaggtatccattcgaggaacatgaagcgtgaagacttttatTTTCGTAGtctcattttctctttcttgagtcataggaaacaccgtactgttaaagggggtcgaggaaatactaaggaaaaatttccaagtaatgctgaactcaaaatcctacacctactaattccttcgagtgaagccattggaaatctcatacagttcagtcatattcttcagtgacagagacgaagttttTCTGGTCTccgaggaatttgttctgacagaggagttaggaattcgccagtgcggattgcctacaacgaggaacatgatagccctgaggaatttgatactcaaatttccgaccgttgctgtaccttgtgccagctgtcccaaaatatctacgcacctaacggtcatatcattgaagagCATTTATGTCATATCATGtgaggctgctccctaggctataaatagccgccccctacaaccactagctggttggctactccgagataaactgacacttgtcatttgagagcatcccattcTCCGAGGACTtcgagcgaaaatcatcaagtgaggaaaacccaaatcccaaacccaaacacctacaaacccaaagtgattgagcatcactgaagagattgatcctgcgtggatccgacgcttgttacctttgaagactgtgcttcttccagacagttaggcgtcatggtctagagcatccaagaggaattgtggatcgccgagtgactgagtttgtgaaggtttggaagtcacctgaagacttatcacgagtgattgggcgaggtctgtgtgaccttagctcaaggagaatacggtaggactgtgtgtccgggactgtgtgtcctcaggtttaaatacctagccgctccaaccagacgtacaactgagacagcagttggaactggtctaccaaatcattgtcttcaccaagcttactggttctatttcctcaactctttcatttcctcattactgtgttgtgctcttcttcatatctgtgtttgaagactttgactgaagactttctcaatttcctcagttcaatttcttcattctgtttgtcttcatcctgtgttatcctgtgtttacgctttctatactccgtgcttgtcttcatttcatcttgatgaccatgcttgtgttctgctatgtttacttttgagtacttattccgctgcaagtagttcttcgcaaaggaatttcctcacacgcaaattcctcagtgaagaattcataaaatcgcctattcacccccctc
The Aegilops tauschii subsp. strangulata cultivar AL8/78 chromosome 3, Aet v6.0, whole genome shotgun sequence genome window above contains:
- the LOC109786511 gene encoding UDP-glycosyltransferase 73D1, with protein sequence MIGRWIGSCGRTPHELDRAPPEELYFSPRPGAIYTPRLPYHCVASNRCRTVVLLPPSSTDSTNFADKAKSAMSGDGQSGSARAHFVLVPMMAQGHIIPMTDMARLLAEHGAQVTFITTPVNASRLASFAAHVEETGLAVRLVELHFPAAEFGLPDGCENIDMIQSKDLLLNFFEACAALREPLKAHLREQQQSPPSCIISDTTHWWTNDVARELGIPRLTFSGFCGFSSLVSYIICRDNLLKHVTDENELITIPGFPTSLELAKAKCPGRIPIPGMEQIREKIYQEELRCDGVVLNSFKELETLHIESFEQVTRKKVWTVGPMCLCHQNSNTIAARGNKAPIDEADCLQWLDSMKPGSVIFVSFGSLTCTAPQQLIELGLGLEATKKPFIWVIKAGDKFPEVEEWLSDGFEERVKERGMIIRGWAPQVMILCHQAIGGFMTHCGWNSTIESICAGVPMITWPHFSEQFSNEKLVVDVLNIGVEVGVEGVTWWGHQHKEAMVTRNDVERAVYALMDEGKAQEQFRVRAKDCAIKARRAFDEEGSSYNNIKLLIQEMGNKTNACG